The Candidatus Binatia bacterium genome has a window encoding:
- a CDS encoding trypsin-like peptidase domain-containing protein codes for MKNRILPTLIIGLVGAVVGSFLMMLYASTHFGGATGPAGTPPAVAAVPLNGVSDQDRIVSAVKRTKSSVVAITEQVNGQQVIPADPFFQQFFGGQGPGIAQPYKAEASGSGFVIDSNGDIVTNAHVLQPPNGGKVTQLTVIFANGDRVPARVVAYNLSADIGLLRVDNYRKLPPPLELADSAKLEQGQWAIAIGEPLQLQQTVTVGVVSAFNRSEPIPTENGGEIDFKGLLQTSAPINPGNSGGPLIDIDGQVIGMNQSTVKSAYAQGIGFAIPSNTVREVVASLQKNPGAHQGTDTGFLGIYMATLTPGIKNQIGYTGNGGVAVQQVFSGSPADQAGIQPGDVILQADGKDVSDIKSLHDYIASKKPGDTIRLNVWSQGMKKLVAIKLGETPAEQPLSVEQQQQQQQQQQQGQP; via the coding sequence ATGAAGAATCGCATACTGCCTACGCTCATCATCGGGCTGGTGGGAGCCGTTGTCGGCAGTTTCCTCATGATGCTCTACGCGAGCACGCACTTTGGCGGAGCGACGGGTCCGGCCGGAACGCCGCCGGCCGTCGCCGCGGTGCCCCTGAACGGCGTCAGCGATCAAGATCGCATCGTCAGCGCGGTGAAGCGCACGAAGTCGTCGGTCGTCGCGATCACCGAACAGGTCAACGGTCAGCAAGTAATCCCGGCCGATCCGTTCTTCCAGCAGTTCTTCGGCGGCCAAGGCCCCGGGATCGCACAGCCGTACAAGGCCGAAGCCTCGGGCTCGGGTTTTGTCATCGACTCCAACGGCGACATCGTCACGAACGCGCACGTGCTTCAGCCGCCGAACGGCGGGAAGGTGACCCAACTAACGGTCATCTTTGCAAACGGCGACCGCGTTCCGGCGCGCGTCGTCGCGTATAATCTCTCGGCCGACATCGGACTGCTTCGCGTCGATAATTATCGCAAGCTCCCGCCGCCGCTCGAGCTCGCCGATTCGGCCAAACTCGAGCAGGGACAATGGGCGATCGCAATCGGAGAGCCGCTGCAACTTCAGCAGACGGTCACCGTCGGCGTCGTCTCGGCGTTCAATCGCTCCGAGCCGATTCCGACCGAGAACGGCGGCGAGATAGATTTCAAGGGCCTGCTGCAGACGTCGGCGCCGATCAATCCGGGTAACTCCGGCGGTCCGCTCATCGACATTGACGGCCAGGTCATCGGCATGAACCAGTCGACGGTCAAGTCGGCGTACGCGCAAGGCATCGGCTTTGCGATTCCGTCGAACACCGTGCGCGAAGTCGTGGCCTCGCTCCAGAAGAACCCCGGAGCGCATCAGGGGACCGACACCGGCTTCCTAGGCATCTACATGGCGACGCTCACGCCGGGCATCAAGAACCAGATCGGTTACACCGGCAACGGCGGCGTCGCAGTCCAGCAGGTCTTCTCCGGCTCGCCTGCCGACCAGGCAGGCATCCAGCCGGGCGACGTGATCCTCCAAGCCGACGGCAAGGACGTCTCGGATATCAAGAGCCTCCACGACTACATCGCCTCGAAGAAGCCCGGCGACACGATTCGGCTCAACGTCTGGTCGCAGGGCATGAAGAAGCTCGTCGCGATCAAGCTCGGCGAAACGCCGGCCGAGCAGCCGCTCTCGGTCGAGCAACAGCAACAACAGCAACAACAGCAGCAACAGGGGCAACCCTAA